From Juglans regia cultivar Chandler chromosome 6, Walnut 2.0, whole genome shotgun sequence, the proteins below share one genomic window:
- the LOC109011406 gene encoding uncharacterized protein LOC109011406 yields the protein MAFGHHPPINSNPTYTSPTTHQTPPQSFPLPHFLHTRFKTYTQTPPPDIHMAEEKRHHGLFHHHKDDEEKPVDNVYSETGNYSTDGPGGYNRPETTDYSGSDRPGGYSDTTAYSGDRPGGFNETNAYSGDRPGGFNETNAYSGDRPGGFNETNAYSGDRPGGYSETTAYTDSDRPGGYKDTTDYPDSDRPAGYKDTNEEDVDYDKEKKHHKHLEELGGLGAAAAGAYALYEKHEAKKDPENAHRHKIAEEVAAVAAVGSGGFAFHEHHEKKEAKEEEEEAQGKKHHHLFG from the exons ATGGCATTTGGTCACCATCCCCCTATAAATAGCAACCCCACATACACCTCTCCCACCACCCATCAAACACCTCCTCAATCCTTTCCTTTACCTCACTTTCTGCACACTCGTTTCAAAACATACACTCAAACACCACCACCAGATATCCATATGGCTGAAGAGAAGCGCCACCATGGCCTCTTCCACCACCACAAGGATGATGAAGAGAAGCCCGTTGATAATGTCTACTCCGAGACTGGTAATTACTCCACTGATGGCCCTGGTGGCTATAACCGTCCTGAGACCACTGATTACTCCGGTTCTGACCGCCCCGGTGGCTACTCCGACACCACTGCTTACTCTGGTGATCGCCCTGGTGGCTTCAACGAGACCAATGCTTACTCTGGTGATCGCCCTGGTGGCTTCAACGAGACCAATGCTTACTCTGGTGATCGCCCTGGTGGCTTCAACGAGACCAATGCTTACTCCGGCGATCGTCCAGGTGGCTACAGTGAGACCACTGCTTACACCGATTCTGATCGCCCGGGTGGGTACAAGGACACCACTGACTATCCCGATTCTGATCGCCCGGCTGGGTACAAGGACACCAACGAGGAAGACGTTGACTACGACAAGGAAAAGAAGCACCACAAGCATCTCGAGGAGCTTGGCGGGCTCGGTGCTGCCGCCGCTGGTGCTTATGCCTTG TATGAGAAGCATGAGGCAAAGAAAGACCCAGAGAATGCACACAGGCATAAGATAGCAGAGGAGGTTGCAGCAGTGGCTGCAGTTGGATCTGGTGGATTTGCCTTCCATGAGCACCATGAGAAGAAGGAGGCtaaggaagaggaggaagaggctCAAGGAAAGAAGCACCACCACCTTT
- the LOC109011407 gene encoding thioredoxin Y1, chloroplastic-like, which produces MAVSISTSTIPSLNSGCSNRLAAPSSSSSSLQFPLRVPQVRIGTTGVCSPSRPRVLLVKAAKQTFSSFDDLLANTDKPVLVDFYATWCGPCQFMAPVLSEVSARLKDKIQVVKIDTEKYPSIADKYRIEALPTFIMFKDGEPYDRFEGALTADQLIQRIENSLKVKQ; this is translated from the exons ATGGCGGTTTCAATTTCGACGTCGACGATTCCTTCTTTGAATTCGGGGTGCTCTAATCGTTTGGCCGCTCCGTCTTCGTCGTCGTCTTCTCTGCAATTCCCTCTACGGGTTCCGCAAGTTCGAATCGGAACCACGGGGGTGTGCTCTCCTTCACGCCCTCGAGTCCTTTTG GTCAAAGCCGCTAAGCAAACATTCTCCTCCTTTGACGATTTGCTGGCTAATACTGACAAACCTGTATTGGTTGACTTCTATGCTACCTG GTGTGGTCCTTGTCAATTCATGGCTCCTGTCCTCAGTGAAGTCAGTGCTCGGTTGAAAGATAAGATCCAAGTGGTGAAAATAGACACCGAGAAGTACCCTAGCATCGCTGATAAGTACAGAATAGAAGCATTGCCTACTTTCATCATGTTTAAGGACGGAGAACCTTATGATCGCTTT GAGGGTGCTTTGACTGCAGATCAGCTCATCCAACGAATTGAAAACTCTCTGAAAGTTAAGCAATAG
- the LOC109011434 gene encoding citrate-binding protein-like, whose protein sequence is MKTSVYCSILVVLILASFLENGHLCVADPTDGFTPVPLTDANFKLQKPYDIPLEDRYTYKDGVHRFWVYNKDKPFKPDSTTRPRTEIRISGHDYSSGVWQFEGYTFVPSGTSGVTIMQIHGATVGATTLQLRMYKPGDIRYYRYNLVAADLYDRWVRVNVIHDVDKGKVTVFIDGVKKFVVKDQGPGDLYFKCGVYAAPFGSSNYMESRWKGIKLFKK, encoded by the exons ATGAAAACTTCAGTCTACTGCAGCATTCTAGTCGTGCTAATTCTTGCGAGCTTTTTGGAAAATGGCCACCTTTGTGTTGCAGATCCTACTGATGGATTCACCCCTGTGCCTCTAACTGATGCCAACTTTAAACTGCAGAAACCATATGACATACCACTTGAGGATCGTTACACTTATAAAGATGGTGTTCATAGATTTTGGGTCTACAACAAAGACAAGCCTTTCAAGCCTGATAGCACCACCAGACCACGCACTGAAATTCGCATCTCT GGACATGACTACTCATCAGGAGTTTGGCAATTCGAAGGCTACACTTTTGTGCCGAGTGGAACCTCCGGCGTGACGATAATGCAGATTCATGGCGCAACCGTGGGAGCCACAACGCTGCAGCTAAGGATGTACAAGCCTGGAGACATAAGGTATTATCGGTACAACTTGGTGGCTGCTGATCTCTACGATAGGTGGGTCAGAGTGAATGTAATCCACGATGTGGATAAGGGAAAAGTTACAGTTTTCATCGATGGAGTCAAGAAGTTTGTGGTGAAAGATCAAGGGCCAGGGGACCTGTATTTCAAATGTGGAGTTTATGCTGCGCCATTTGGTTCCAGCAATTACATGGAATCAAGGTGGAAAGGGatcaaacttttcaaaaaatga